A stretch of DNA from Silvanigrella paludirubra:
AAGCTAAAGATACAGTTTAAGTTGTATTAAATAACTTTTTTGAGTTTATAAAGAAAAAAAGATTAATTAATTGATTAAATTCATCTTTATCTAATGGGGATATATGAAATATTTTATTTTTTTGCTGTTTTTGAATTTTATTTTAATACAAAAAATTTATTCACAAAATTTTGATGATCTCAAGATATATACAGAAAATAATCCACCTTATGTTACGGTTGATGATAAAAATCAAATTTCAGGTCACGTTGGAAATAAAGTTTTAAAAATTCTTAAAAAGACAAATATTAATTCAAATCGTATTGAGATTTTACCATGGGCAAGAGCCTTGTTAGACGCCAAAAAAAGAAAAAATGTTATGATTTTTCCATTTGTGAAAACAAAAGAAAGAAATGGAATATTCAATTTTGCTATTTTAGCTTACAAACAATCCTTAAATTTTTATAAATTAAAAACATCTAAAGATATACAAGTTAAGAATTTGGAAGATGCAAAAAAATATTCAACATGCGTTGTTAGAAATGATTATAAACACGAGCATTTATTATCTGAAAATTTCACAAATTTTGAAGAGACAACACATCAAAATGTAAATGTACAAAAATTTTTAAACCATAGATGTGATTTAATTATTTCTGCTGAAGAAGGTCTTGTTGCTAAATTAAAAGAGTTTAATACAGATATAAATACAGTTGAAAAAGTATTAGAAGTGAAAAACTTTGATGCGAATATATATATTGCTTTTAGTCCAGGAACAGATCAAGATATTATTGATGCTTTTATTAATGCTGATAAATAAACTATCAATTTGCTCTTGTATATTCTCTTTAATTAAAAGTAAAAAGGACTATCTAGGAATTTTTTGCAAAATAAAATTTTTTATGCTTTCTAAGGCTTTGTTTCTTATAAAATCTATTTCCATTAAAATTTCATGTTTAGCACACTCCAATATAACTTTTTCAGTATTAGTGCTATTTTTATGAAAAAAATCTTGCGCTGAGTTTCTTACTACAGTGTCATTTTCGGCTTGTAGAAGCAATATAGGTATATTATTTTGTTTACTTAGTTTGCGTGCTCTGCGTGAAGCTTTAATTGATTCTTTCATCCATAAAAATGTTGGACCACCTAATTGCATATCTTCAATTTCAGAGATGTGTTTTCTCCAGACAGTGTATCTTGATTTACAATGAGTCACATCATTATTTTCAAAAGGTCTAAATGGAATACAATCTGTCTGACCAAAAACATATTCTTTTTCTAATTTTAATTTACATAAAAATGCTGATAAAAGATAAATAGGAAGTTCAAAAAAATGATAGGGAGCTAACATAATTTCAAACATAGGAGCGCATAGAATAACAGCATTTGGATTTATCTTTTTTTCACTAATGGCTAGAGAACAAATTGCTCCTCCCATAGAATGAGCTATAATAAAAATAGGCAATTGATGATTATTGCTAGATACCTGTTCAAAAAAATAGCAAAGATCATCAACATAATTTTCAAATTTATCTACAAATCCTTTTTTTTCTTGATCAGGAAATCGACTTGAAAATCCTTGTCCTCTATGATCGTAACAATAAACTGAAAATCCCATTTCGCAGAGATTCATGATAAGTTCTGAATATTTTAAATAAGATTCATTATAGCCAGTGCATAAAATTATTTTTGCAATAGCATTTGGTGAATGAAATGTTCTACAGGCTATTGTGATATCGCCAACTCCGTTAAATAGTTCGGAGACGCCTTTTGATTTATAAAATGGAATAATAACTTCATTATATCTAGAAATACTTTTTTCTACATTTTGATCTAAATTTTCTTTTTTTATTTCTTCAATAAATAAGTTATTATAAAGCACAATCTTTCCTTAATATTATCTATTTGCATGTATTAAGAATTTTCTTGGATCAGAATACTTGCTAGTATATGTTCTATAAGTATAAAATTCTGCAAAAGTGGTAGCACCTTTGGTAGAATTTTTATTTAGCTCTTTATAAGCTTTTATATATTTTATATATACTTCTTTTATCTTATTATACTCATTTCCTGTTACTTCAAAATTTGCCATTTTTTAACTCACTCGCAAAAAAGTAAACATGTTATTAGCAAAAATTGGAACGTTTTTAAAACAAACCAATTAAAAGCCAAAAACTTTAACTTAATATTTGTTCGGCTAATTAAGAATAAATTATAAGTTATTTTCATAAATTATTAGAATTAAAACAATTTATTTAACCTGTCAGGATCTTTGATTTTTAGGAATAGTCTTACTTGAATTTTAATTCGTATTTTTCCAATAAATTCAATTTCTTCATCTAGTGGTGAGATTGTATAGAGATCTTGTAGTTTCTTTAACTGTGAGTGTGTTAAATAGTCAGCATCAATATGATAATAACATACTTTAACCATTCCTATTTTTGCTAATTCTGCTCTTAATAGCTCCTCATCAGGATGATCCCAAAGTGTTTGGAGCTCTCTATTTTTATTTTTATTTTCAATGATATATGGAATATCTTTTGCAGATTTGATGTGTTCCCATGGCTTGCATTCAATCCAATTGCCACATGGCAATAACCAACCGCTAATTCTAAAATGTGAGTTTAAGTACATTTGTTCCATCCATTCATTTAATCATTTTAAATTAACAGAATTTCTTAATAAGTACAAATGGTTAATGCTTAGAAACTGAGAAATATACAAAATATGATTAATATTATAGCAAAATTAGCGATAAGGAAATATGCAAAAGTTATTAAGTGGGAATATATGAATCAAAAAGAGAGAAAATTAAATTATAGAAAAATTTCTGGTTATACATCAATGAGTATATTATCCATTATTTCTTTAATTGCTCTTCTTTCTTTAATTGTAATTCCCAAAGTTTCTGTTTTTAAAGCTAAGGGACAGCAGTCTGAAGCAAGAATTAAATTGGTTAAAATTTATAATTCTATGTATGCTTATAAACTAGAAAATGGAAGTTTTGTAAATACACAAAAAAAAGTTTTTTCAATTGAAAATGTAAGCGAATTAGATCCATATTTAAAAGAAGAAGTTTCTTTATTAAATAATAAAAATGATAAAATATATTTAATAAGCACTCAAGATCAATTTGCGATTGCTTATGTAAAAGTTCTTAATAATGGAAAACTTGATGTTCAGAGAATTAATTCTAAAAAAATATTTTGTTATATGCTGAATGGAATTGAACCAAACTCAGAAAATTGTCACCCTCAACAAAATTACAATTTAGAAAGCAATTCTAGTGATATTAAAGAAGTAAAAAAATTGTTATTGC
This window harbors:
- a CDS encoding alpha/beta fold hydrolase — protein: MLYNNLFIEEIKKENLDQNVEKSISRYNEVIIPFYKSKGVSELFNGVGDITIACRTFHSPNAIAKIILCTGYNESYLKYSELIMNLCEMGFSVYCYDHRGQGFSSRFPDQEKKGFVDKFENYVDDLCYFFEQVSSNNHQLPIFIIAHSMGGAICSLAISEKKINPNAVILCAPMFEIMLAPYHFFELPIYLLSAFLCKLKLEKEYVFGQTDCIPFRPFENNDVTHCKSRYTVWRKHISEIEDMQLGGPTFLWMKESIKASRRARKLSKQNNIPILLLQAENDTVVRNSAQDFFHKNSTNTEKVILECAKHEILMEIDFIRNKALESIKNFILQKIPR
- a CDS encoding substrate-binding periplasmic protein, with the protein product MKYFIFLLFLNFILIQKIYSQNFDDLKIYTENNPPYVTVDDKNQISGHVGNKVLKILKKTNINSNRIEILPWARALLDAKKRKNVMIFPFVKTKERNGIFNFAILAYKQSLNFYKLKTSKDIQVKNLEDAKKYSTCVVRNDYKHEHLLSENFTNFEETTHQNVNVQKFLNHRCDLIISAEEGLVAKLKEFNTDINTVEKVLEVKNFDANIYIAFSPGTDQDIIDAFINADK